From Passer domesticus isolate bPasDom1 chromosome 8, bPasDom1.hap1, whole genome shotgun sequence, a single genomic window includes:
- the LOC135306057 gene encoding olfactory receptor 14C36-like: MAEASEPASVDFSICTDDLREGIESSISKFADDTKLGVAIKRVPRNRIWHWSELPDGTSAPLEIVLQDKVSSGFPGVIQLLEWLELPSDIVMRTSWLTWPSGKAKLIDFGCGTYLQETAYIRFAGSHVQPLQISNSSSISHFLLLALADTRQLQLLHFCLLLGISLAALLANGLIISAVACGHHLHTPMFFFLLNLALSDLGSICTTVPKAMHNSLWDTTTISYTGCAAQLFFLYFFLSAEYSLLTIMCYDRYVSICKPLHYGTLLGSRACAHMAAAAWASAFLYSLLHTANTFSLPLCHGNALGQFFCEIPQILKLSCSKSYLRELGLIAISACLVSGCFVFIVFSYVQIFRAVLRIPSEQGRHKAFSTCLPHLAVVSLFVSTVIFAHLKPPSISSPSLDLSVSVLYLVVSPALNPLIYSLRNQEIKDALRKMMTVSFQKH; the protein is encoded by the exons gtcgccatcaaaagggtgccacggaacCGCATCTGGCattggagcgagctg cctgatggcaccagcgctcccctggagatcgtgctgcaggacaaggtgtccagtggCTTCCCCGGTgtcatccagctgctggagtggcttgagctgcccagcgacattgtgatg agaacatcctggttgacctggccatCGGGGAAAgccaaattgattgactttggctgtggcacctacctgcaagagacagcctacatTCGCTTTGCAG gttcccatgtgcagcccctgcaaatttccaacagcagctccatcagccacttcctcctgctggcattggcagacacgcggcagctgcagctcctgcacttctgcctcttgctgggcatctccctggctgccctcctggccaacggcctcatcatcagcgccgtagcctgcggccaccacctgcacacgcccatgttcttcttcctgctcaacctggccctcagtgacctgggctccatctgcaccactgtccccaaagccatgcacaattctctctgggacaccacaaccatctcctacacaggatgtgctgctcagctcttttttttgtatttcttcctgtcagcagagtattccctcctgaccatcatgtgctacgaccgctacgtgtccatctgcaaacccctgcactacgggaccctcctgggcagcagagcttgtgcccacatggcagcagctgcctgggccagtgcctttctctattcactgctgcacacagccaatacattttccctgcccctgtgccatggcaatgctctgggccagttcttctgtgaaatcccccagatcctcaagctctcctgctccaaatcctacctcagggaacttgggctcatTGCAATTAGTGCCTGTTTGGTAtctggctgttttgtgttcattgttttctcctatgtgcagatcttcagggctgtgctgaggatcccctctgagcagggacggcacaaagccttttccacctgcctccctcacctggctgtggtctctctgtttgTCAGCACTGTTATCTTTGCtcacctgaagcccccctccatctcgtccccatccctggatctctcAGTCTCTGTTCTGTACTTGGTGGTGTCTCCAGCCCtcaaccccctcatctacagcctgaggaaccaggagatCAAGGATGCCCTGAGGAAAATGATGACtgtatcttttcagaaacattaa